GTACTGCCGCTCCGAGACGTCGTTGCCGAGCACGAAACCGGCGACGTGCGCGAGACTCTGCGACGGCGAGTCGAGGTACAGCGCCCGCTTGCCGATCACCACGCCGAGCTCGACCTCCCAGTCGGTGCGCTCGCTGCCGGGCGGGATCGTCACCGGGTCGTGCGGACCGGCCAGCGTGTTCGGCGTCTTGAGGAACATGATCGGCACGTCCGGCGGAGCCGAGCCCGACTCGGCGGCGTGCTCGGCGTAGTTCATCCCGATGCAGATGATCGCGCCGGGCCGCGCGATCGGCGCGCCCACCCGCAGCGTGTCGGCGTCCGGCAGCTCCGGCAACCCGCCTGCCTCCAGAGCGGCCCGCGCCGCCGCCATCCCGTCGCCGGCGAGGAACGCGCCGTCGACGTCGGCCGTCAGCCCGGTCAGGTCGTAGGTCGTGCCGCCGGCGACGACAGCGGGTCGTTCCTGGCCCACGGGACCGAGGCGGACGAGGTGCACGGTTCACTTCCTCACGGTATTGGTCGGATCTCTTCATCGAGCTCGCCAAGATCCTAGGCCACCTTTCCGGCCACGCGCGAGCCTTGACGGCGGAGACATCGGATCTCTATCGTCGGCCTCGTCACCGAGGCGTACAAGGGAGTGGGTCCGTGGCACGCATCGTCGCCCTGCACACGCACGACGTCCGGTTCCCGACGTCGCAGACGCTCGACGGCTCCGACGCGATGAACCCGGACCCGGACTACTCGGCCGCCTACCTGCGGCTGGTCACCGACGCCGGCGACGGCCTGGAGGGCCACGGGTTCGTCTTCACCATCGGCCGCGGCAACGATGTCCAGGTCGCCGCGCTCCGGGCGCTGGAGGGCCACCTCCTCGGCCGCGACGTGGACGCCACGCTCGCGGACCTGGGCGGGCTGTGGCGCGAACTGGTCCACGATTCGCAGCTGCGCTGGCTCGGCCCCGAAAAGGGGATCATGCACATGGCCATCGGCGCGGCCGTCAACGCGCTGTGGGACCTGCGCGCCAAACGGGAGGGCAAACCGTTGTGGCGGCTGCTGTCCTCGCTCACCCCGGAGGAGATCGTCGACCTGCTCGACTTCCGGTACCTGACCGACGCGCTGACCCGCGACGAGGCGCTGGAGATCCTCCGCGCGGCCCAGCCCGGCCGCGCCGAACGCGAAGCGCGGCTGCTCAGCCAGGGCTACCCCGCCTACACCACCACGCCCGGGTGGCTGGGCTACGACGACGACAAGCTCGCGCGTCTGTGCCGGGAGGCGGTCGACGACGGCTTCCGCCAGATCAAGCTCAAGGTGGGCGCCGACCTCGACGAGGACCTGCGCCGCCTGCGGATCGCGCGCGAGGTGTGCGGCCCGGACGTGCGGATCGCGGTGGACGCCAACCAGCGCTGGGACGTCGGCGACGCGATCGCCTGGGTCGAGCGGCTGCGCCCGTTCGACCTCGCCTGGATCGAGGAGCCCACCAGCCCCGACGACATCCTCGGCCACGCAGCCATCGCCAAGGCGGTCGCGCCGATCCCGGTCGCCACCGGTGAGCACGGCGCCAACCGGGTGCTGTTCAAACAACTCCTGCAGGCCGGGGCGCTGTCGGTGCTGCAACTCGACGCCACCCGGGTGGCCGGGGTCAACGAGAACATCGCGATCCTATTGCTGGCCGCCAAGTTCGGCGTCCGGGTCTGCCCGCACGCCGGCGGGGTCGGCCTGTGCGAGGCGGTGCAGCACCTGGCGATGTTCGACTTCGTCGCGGTGTCCGGGACCACCGAGGACCGGATGATCGAGTTCGTCGACCACCTGCACGAGCACTTCGTCACCCCGGTCGACGTCCACAGTGGACGCTACTTCGCACCGAAGGCCCCCGGCGCGGGCACCGAGATGCACGCGTCCTCGCTCGCGGAGTACGCCCATGGCTGAGGTGCCGGGCCCGTTCGCGCTCGGCGCCGCGAACCTGGGCAACCTGTACGCGCCGATGAGCGACGAGCAGGCGCACGCGGTGCTGGAAGCCGCGTGGGACAGCGGGATCCGCCACTTCGACACCGCCCCCCACTACGGCCTCGGCCTGTCCGAACGCCGGCTGGGCGCCTTCCTCGCCGGCAAGCCGCGCGCCGAGTTCGTGGTGTCCACCAAGGTCGGCCGGCTCCTGGTGCCGGATCCGGACGGCGCGAACCGGCTCGACGAGGCGAACCACTTCGCCGTGCCGGCCGACCACCGCCGGGTGTGGGACTTCTCCGGCGACGGGGTGCGGCGCAGCCTCGGCGACTCGCTGACCCGGCTCGGACTGGACTCCGTCGACATCGTCTACCTGCACGACCCGGAGGAGCACGACCTCGGACCGGCGCTGGCGTCCGGCCTGCCCGCGCTCGCCGCCCTGCGCGACGAGGGCGCCGTCCAGGCGATCGGCGTGGGGTCGAAATCGGTCGCCGCGCTCGCCGCGGCCGCCCGCACCGGCACCGTCGACCTGCTCATGGTCGCGGGCCGGTTCACGCTGCTCGACCAGTCCGCGCTGGACGACGTGCTGCCCGAGTGCCACGCCCGGTCGATCGGCGTGGCGGTCGCGAGCGTGTTCAACTCGGGCCTGCTCGCCACGCCCGAGCTCGCCGGCCGCTACGAGTACGCCACCGCTCCCCCGGACGTTCTCGACACCGCACGGGAAATCGCCGCGATCTGCGCCGAGTTCGGCGTCGACCTGCCCACCGCCGCGCTGCACTTCCCGCTGCGGGACCCGGCGGTGCGCGCGGTGGTCGCCGGCGCGGCCACCCCGGCGGAGGTGCGGCAGAACGCCCGGCGGCTCGCGGCCGCCGTGCCCGCCGACCTGTGGACCACTCTGCGGGACAAGGGGCTGATCCGGACATGACCGAGCGCGTCGTGGACACCCACCTGCACCTGTGGGACCTCACCGTCGGCGGCTACGCGTGGCTGCCGCCCGGCAGCCCGCTGCACCGGACCTTCACCGCCGGACAGGCGCGGCGGGAACTGGACGCCGCCGGGATCGCCACGGCCGTCCTGGTGCAGGCCGAGGACTCCGAGGCCGACACCGAGTTCATGCTCGCCCAGGCCGACGCCCACGACTGGATCGCCGGCGTGGTCGGCTGGGTCCGCCTGGACGATCCGGACACCGCGCGGCGCCAGCTCGACCGGTGGCAGCGGCACCCGGCGTTCCGCGGCGTGCGGCACCTGGTGCACGACGACCCGCGCGCGGACTTCCTCGACCTGCCGGCGGTGCGCCGCTCGCTGGCCCTGCTCGCCGAACGCGGCCTGCCGTTCGACGTCCCCGACGCCTGGCCGCGGCACCTGCGCCAGGTCGCCGGCCTCGCGGCCGCCCTGCCGGAGCTGACGATCGTGGTCGACCACCTCGGCAAGCCGCCCGCGGACCCGGCCGAATTCCGCGACTGGCTGACCACACTGCGGGCCGTGGCCGCGCACCCGAACACGGTCGCGAAGCTCTCCGGGCTGCAGCGGCCCGGCGAGCCGCTGACCGTCGGGTCCGCGCGGCCCGCGGTCGAGGCGGCGGTCGAGCTGTTCGGGCCCGACCGGCTGATGTACGGCGGGGACTGGCCGATGACCGTCCCGCACGGCGGGTACGGCCGGGCCTGGGAGGTCCTGTCCGCGTTGATCGGCGAACTGCCCGCGCCGGACCGGGCGCAGGTGCTGTCGGGGACCGCGAGCGCGGTCTACGGGGCGCCGGAGCGGGTGCGATGAGCGAGGTCGCGACGATGACGGAACCGTTGCTGGAAGTCGAAGGCGTGGACAAGACCTTCCCCGGCGTCCGCGCGCTGCACGACATGCGGCTGGAGCTGCGCTCCGGCGAGGTGCTCGCGCTGGTCGGCGAGAACGGCGCGGGCAAGTCCACCCTGATGAAGCTGCTGTCCGGCATCCACACCGCCGACGCGGGCCGGTTCCGGCTGGGCGGCGAGCCCTACCAGCCCGCCGGGCCGCGGCACGCGCTGGAGCTGGGTATCAGCATCATCCACCAAGAGTTCAACCTGGTGCCGCACCTGACCGTGGCGCAGAACATCTTCATCGGCCGGGAACCGCGCCGCGGCCGGCTGCTGCTCGACGAGCGCAAGCTCAACGCCGACGCCGCCGGCCTGCTCGACCGGCTGCACCTGCGGCTGGACCCGCGGGCCGTGGTCGCCGAGCTGACCGTGGCCAACCAGCAGATGGTGGAGATCGCCAAGGCGCTGTCCTACGACCCGCGCGTGCTGATCATGGACGAGCCCACCGCCGCGCTCAACGACGCCGAGGTGGCGACGCTGCACGAGCTGATCCGCCGGTTCGTGCGGCCGGGCACCGGCGTCATCTACATCTCCCACCGCATGGAGGAGATCAAGCGCATCGCCGACCGGGTCACCGTGATCCGCGACGGCGAATACATCGACACGCTCGACATCGCCACCGCGGCCACCCCGGACATCATCGCGCTGATGGTGGGCCGGGCCATCGACACCGAAGCCCGCCCGGAGGGCGTGCGCGCGGACCGCGAGGTGGTGCTGCGCGTCGAGGGCCTGCGCACCCGGGACCTGCTCAAGGACGTGTCGTTCGACCTGCGGCAGGGCGAGATCCTCGGGTTCGCCGGGCTGATGGGCGCCGGCCGCACCGAGGTCGCGCGGGCGCTGGTCGGCGCGGACAAGGCCGAGGCGGGCACGGTCACCCTGCACGGCAAGCCGGTCCGCATCGGCAACCCGGCCGACGCCGCCAAGCTCGGCATCGGCTACCTGTCGGAGGACCGCAAGCGGTTCGGCCTCCTGCTCGACCAGGACGTCAAGGCCAACATCGCGTTGTCCGCGCTGCGGGAGCAGTTCACCAGGGCCGGGTTCGTGCGCGACGGCGCGCTGCGCGCGACCGCCGACCGCTACATCGGCGCGCTGCGCATCAAGACCCCGTCGCTCGACCAGACCACGAAGAACCTCTCCGGCGGCAACCAGCAGAAGGTCGTCATCGCCAAGTGGCTGGCCAAGGACTGCGACGTGCTCATCTTCGACGAGCCGACGCGCGGCATCGACGTCGGCGCGAAGGAGGAGATCTACCAGTTGCTGCGGGAACTCACCGGGCAGGGCAAGTCGATCATCATGATCTCCTCGGAGCTCCCGGAGATCCTGCGCATGTCCCACCGCGTCGTGGTGATGAGCGAAGGCCGCGTGACCCGCGTGCTCGACTCCGCCGAGGCGACCCAGGAGAACATCATGCACTACGCCACCCTGCGGCCGGACGAAAACCCGGCCGACGCCGCCGAGCTCGGTCTCGCCCCCGAAGAGAAGGCAGGTCGGTCATGACCACGGTGAAGGCTCCGGTGACGGAGCGGCAGCGGGCCGGCGGAGTGACCGGCGCGATCAGGAGCAGGCTGCAGCAGCTGCTGGCGTTCGCCAGCCTCATCGTGATCTACGCGTTCTTCTCGATCGTCAGCCCGTTCTTCTTCTCCTACGGCAACTTCATCGCGATCCTGTTCTCCACGGTGGTGATCGGGACGCTCGCGATCGGCACGACGTTCGTCATCATCACCGGCGGCATCGACCTGTCCATCGGCACCGGCATGGCGTTGTGCGCGGTGATGTCCGGCGTGTTCATCGTGAACTCGGGACTGCCGCTGGGCATCGGCGTGCCGCTGGCGATCCTGTTCGGCGGGCTGATGGGGCTGGTCAACGGGATCAACGTGGCGCTGCTGAAGATTCCGCCGTTCATCGCGACGCTGGCGATGATGCTGGTCGCCGAGGGGCTGGCGCTGGTGCTGTCGCACAGCACGCCGATCTACTTCAGCGACTCGCCCGGCTACATCGAGATCTCCGCGGGCAACCTGATCCCCAACGTGCCCAACGCGGTGCTGATCCTCGCCGCGATCGCGATCATCGCCGGGGTGCTGCTGACCAAGACCGTGCTCGGCCGCTACACCTACTCGATCGGCAGCAACGAGGAAGCGACCGCACTGTCCGGCATCGACGTCCGTAAGTGGAAGGTCGGGATCTACGCGTTCGCCGGGCTGTTCACCGGCCTGGCCGGCGTGATGATCTCCGCCCGGCTCGGTTCCGCGCAGCCGGCGACCGGCATGGGGTACGAGCTGCAGGCCATCGCCGCCGTGGTGATCGGCGGGACGTCGCTGTCCGGCGGCAAGGGGTCGATCATCGGCACCCTGATCGGCGCGCTGATCATCTCGGTGCTCAACAACGGGCTGCAGATCATGTCGATCCCGCAGGAGTGGCAGAACGTCATCCTCGGCTGCGTGATCCTGGTGGCCGTCTACACCGACCGGATCCGGAAACGGGAAGCCTGAGAGAACAAAGGAGTTCTTGATGAGGACGCAGAAGATCGTCGCGGCGGTCGCCGGCGCCGTGCTGGCGCTGACGATGACCGCGTGCGGCCAGGGCGGCGGCACCGCGGGCGGCGGGAACGGGCCGCTGATCGCCATCGTGTCGAAGGGCTTCCAGCACCAGTTCTGGCAGGCCGTGAAGAAGGGCGCGGAGGACGAGGCCGCCGCCAAGGGCGCGCGCACGACGTTCGTCGGCCCGGCCACCGAGAAGGACGTCGAGCAGCAGGTCAACATGCTCACCAACGAGCTGGCCAAGTCGCCGCAGGCGCTCGGGTTCGCGGCGCTGGACTCCCGCGCCGCCGCTCCCCTGCTCCAGCAGGCGATGGCGCAGAACGTCCCGGTGGTGGCGTTCGACTCCGGTGTGGACAGTGACATCCCGGTCACCACGGTGGCGACGGACAACAAGGCCGCGGCGGCGGAGGCGGCCAAGCACCTGGCCGAGCAGATCGGCGGGCAGGGCAAGGTCGCGCTCGTGGTGCACGACCAGACCAGCCTGTCCGGCAAGGACCGGCGGGACGGGTTCCTGGACTGGATGGCGAAGAACGCGCCCGGCATCACGGTGCTCGCGCCCCAGTACGGCGGCGGCGACCAGCTGGAGTCGGCCAACATCACCAAGTCGATCATCGCGGCCAACCCGGACCTGAAGGGGATCTACGCCTCCAACGAGGGCTCGGCGATCGGCGTGATCAAGGGCGTGCAGGAGAGCGGGCGGCAGGGCCTGACGATCGTCGGGTTCGACTCCGGGAAGGCCCAGATCGACGCGATCAACAGCGGCCTGATGGCGGGCGCCGTGACGCAGGACCCGGTGGACATGGGCAGGCAGCTGGTGGACGCCTCGCTGAAGGCCATCAACGGCGAGCAGCTGCCGAAGCGGATCGACACGGCGTACTACTGGTACGACAAGAGCAACATCAACGACCCCAAGATCCAGGCGGCGCTGTACCAGTGACCGCGGGCGAGGGCCGTGGACGGTGACGACGGGGCCGTCCACGGCCCTCGCCGTGAGGGCTCCCCCAGGTTGCGCCCGCACCGCGTGGACAACAAACCCGCGAGTTCGGCGAGTCCGGTGTGGACAACGGTCACCGCCAAGTCTCCACACTTTCCCCACCTCTCCTCCATGCATCGCCCCGGCGGTCCGGTCACGCTGGCCGGACGAAACGGGCGCGACCACGGAGGAGGCGCGGGACGATGACGACGCAGGAGCGGACGCACGCGGTGGTGCTGGGCGCGGGGATGGGCGGGCTGCTCGCGGCTCGCGTGCTCGCCGGGTTCTACGACCGGGTGACGGTGATCGAGCGGGACCACCTCGACGAGACGGTGGCGCACCGGCGCGGCATCCCGCAGGGCCGGCACGTCCACGCGCTGCTGCCGCGCGGCGGGGAGATCGTGGAGGAGTTGTTCCCCGGGTTGCTCGGCGAGCTCGTCGCCGACGGCGGCACGGTGCTGACCGACTACTCGCGGTTGCACTTCTCCCCCGGCGGGCACCGGCTGTCGCCGGAGATGGATCTGCCGCCGATGCACCAGCCGAGCAGGCCGTTCCTCGAGACCCACGTGCGCAACCGGCTCCGGCGACTGTCCACTGTTGACCTTCGTGACGGCTGCGACGTGAGCGGCCTGACCACCACCGCGGCCGGGGACCGCGTCACCGGCGTGCGCCTCCAGCGGCGGGCGCCGGGCAGCCCCGCGGAGACCCTGAGCGCGGACCTGGTCGTCGACGCGCTCGGCCGCGGCGCGCGCACGCCCGCCTGGCTGGCCGACCTCGGCTACCGGCGGCCGGCCGAGGTCGAAGTCCCGGTGCAGCTGCGGTACACCAGCCGCCTGGTGCGGCTGCGGCCCGGCGCGGTCCGGGAGACGCTGGTCGTCGTCGGCGCCACCCCGGAGCGGCCCAACGGCATGGCGCTGTTCGCCTACGAGGACGACACCTGGTTGTTCACCGTCGCCGGTTATGCCGGTGACCACCCGTCACCCCAGTACGACGCCATGGTCGACTTCGCCGCCCAGTGCGCGCCCCCGCACCTGATCGAGGCGCTGCGGACGGCCGAGCCGCTGTCCGACGTGGCCACCTTCGCCTTCCCGGCGAGCCGCTGGCGCCGCTACGACAAGCTTCGCCGCTTCCCGGACGGCCTGCTCGTGTTCGGCGACGCGATCTGCAGCTTCAACCCGATCTACGGGCAGGGCATGTCCGTCGCCGCGCTGGAGGCGCTGGCGCTGCGGGACTGCCTGCGCCAGGGCGATCGGCACCTGGCCCGGCGGTTCTTCCGCGCCGCGGCGAAACCGAT
The window above is part of the Amycolatopsis thermoflava N1165 genome. Proteins encoded here:
- a CDS encoding fumarylacetoacetate hydrolase family protein codes for the protein MHLVRLGPVGQERPAVVAGGTTYDLTGLTADVDGAFLAGDGMAAARAALEAGGLPELPDADTLRVGAPIARPGAIICIGMNYAEHAAESGSAPPDVPIMFLKTPNTLAGPHDPVTIPPGSERTDWEVELGVVIGKRALYLDSPSQSLAHVAGFVLGNDVSERQYQLVDSGGQWSKGKCAPGFNPLGPWLVTPDEVDHTGLRLRSWVNGEPRQDSTTADMIFGVEHLVWHLSRYLALEPGDVIMTGTPQGVALSGKYPYLRPGDVVELEIDGLGRQRQEFVAAEVA
- a CDS encoding sugar ABC transporter ATP-binding protein; the encoded protein is MSEVATMTEPLLEVEGVDKTFPGVRALHDMRLELRSGEVLALVGENGAGKSTLMKLLSGIHTADAGRFRLGGEPYQPAGPRHALELGISIIHQEFNLVPHLTVAQNIFIGREPRRGRLLLDERKLNADAAGLLDRLHLRLDPRAVVAELTVANQQMVEIAKALSYDPRVLIMDEPTAALNDAEVATLHELIRRFVRPGTGVIYISHRMEEIKRIADRVTVIRDGEYIDTLDIATAATPDIIALMVGRAIDTEARPEGVRADREVVLRVEGLRTRDLLKDVSFDLRQGEILGFAGLMGAGRTEVARALVGADKAEAGTVTLHGKPVRIGNPADAAKLGIGYLSEDRKRFGLLLDQDVKANIALSALREQFTRAGFVRDGALRATADRYIGALRIKTPSLDQTTKNLSGGNQQKVVIAKWLAKDCDVLIFDEPTRGIDVGAKEEIYQLLRELTGQGKSIIMISSELPEILRMSHRVVVMSEGRVTRVLDSAEATQENIMHYATLRPDENPADAAELGLAPEEKAGRS
- a CDS encoding ABC transporter permease, which codes for MTTVKAPVTERQRAGGVTGAIRSRLQQLLAFASLIVIYAFFSIVSPFFFSYGNFIAILFSTVVIGTLAIGTTFVIITGGIDLSIGTGMALCAVMSGVFIVNSGLPLGIGVPLAILFGGLMGLVNGINVALLKIPPFIATLAMMLVAEGLALVLSHSTPIYFSDSPGYIEISAGNLIPNVPNAVLILAAIAIIAGVLLTKTVLGRYTYSIGSNEEATALSGIDVRKWKVGIYAFAGLFTGLAGVMISARLGSAQPATGMGYELQAIAAVVIGGTSLSGGKGSIIGTLIGALIISVLNNGLQIMSIPQEWQNVILGCVILVAVYTDRIRKREA
- a CDS encoding aldo/keto reductase — its product is MAEVPGPFALGAANLGNLYAPMSDEQAHAVLEAAWDSGIRHFDTAPHYGLGLSERRLGAFLAGKPRAEFVVSTKVGRLLVPDPDGANRLDEANHFAVPADHRRVWDFSGDGVRRSLGDSLTRLGLDSVDIVYLHDPEEHDLGPALASGLPALAALRDEGAVQAIGVGSKSVAALAAAARTGTVDLLMVAGRFTLLDQSALDDVLPECHARSIGVAVASVFNSGLLATPELAGRYEYATAPPDVLDTAREIAAICAEFGVDLPTAALHFPLRDPAVRAVVAGAATPAEVRQNARRLAAAVPADLWTTLRDKGLIRT
- a CDS encoding L-fuconate dehydratase, which codes for MARIVALHTHDVRFPTSQTLDGSDAMNPDPDYSAAYLRLVTDAGDGLEGHGFVFTIGRGNDVQVAALRALEGHLLGRDVDATLADLGGLWRELVHDSQLRWLGPEKGIMHMAIGAAVNALWDLRAKREGKPLWRLLSSLTPEEIVDLLDFRYLTDALTRDEALEILRAAQPGRAEREARLLSQGYPAYTTTPGWLGYDDDKLARLCREAVDDGFRQIKLKVGADLDEDLRRLRIAREVCGPDVRIAVDANQRWDVGDAIAWVERLRPFDLAWIEEPTSPDDILGHAAIAKAVAPIPVATGEHGANRVLFKQLLQAGALSVLQLDATRVAGVNENIAILLLAAKFGVRVCPHAGGVGLCEAVQHLAMFDFVAVSGTTEDRMIEFVDHLHEHFVTPVDVHSGRYFAPKAPGAGTEMHASSLAEYAHG
- a CDS encoding amidohydrolase family protein: MTERVVDTHLHLWDLTVGGYAWLPPGSPLHRTFTAGQARRELDAAGIATAVLVQAEDSEADTEFMLAQADAHDWIAGVVGWVRLDDPDTARRQLDRWQRHPAFRGVRHLVHDDPRADFLDLPAVRRSLALLAERGLPFDVPDAWPRHLRQVAGLAAALPELTIVVDHLGKPPADPAEFRDWLTTLRAVAAHPNTVAKLSGLQRPGEPLTVGSARPAVEAAVELFGPDRLMYGGDWPMTVPHGGYGRAWEVLSALIGELPAPDRAQVLSGTASAVYGAPERVR
- a CDS encoding ABC transporter substrate-binding protein; amino-acid sequence: MRTQKIVAAVAGAVLALTMTACGQGGGTAGGGNGPLIAIVSKGFQHQFWQAVKKGAEDEAAAKGARTTFVGPATEKDVEQQVNMLTNELAKSPQALGFAALDSRAAAPLLQQAMAQNVPVVAFDSGVDSDIPVTTVATDNKAAAAEAAKHLAEQIGGQGKVALVVHDQTSLSGKDRRDGFLDWMAKNAPGITVLAPQYGGGDQLESANITKSIIAANPDLKGIYASNEGSAIGVIKGVQESGRQGLTIVGFDSGKAQIDAINSGLMAGAVTQDPVDMGRQLVDASLKAINGEQLPKRIDTAYYWYDKSNINDPKIQAALYQ
- a CDS encoding FAD-dependent oxidoreductase, with translation MTTQERTHAVVLGAGMGGLLAARVLAGFYDRVTVIERDHLDETVAHRRGIPQGRHVHALLPRGGEIVEELFPGLLGELVADGGTVLTDYSRLHFSPGGHRLSPEMDLPPMHQPSRPFLETHVRNRLRRLSTVDLRDGCDVSGLTTTAAGDRVTGVRLQRRAPGSPAETLSADLVVDALGRGARTPAWLADLGYRRPAEVEVPVQLRYTSRLVRLRPGAVRETLVVVGATPERPNGMALFAYEDDTWLFTVAGYAGDHPSPQYDAMVDFAAQCAPPHLIEALRTAEPLSDVATFAFPASRWRRYDKLRRFPDGLLVFGDAICSFNPIYGQGMSVAALEALALRDCLRQGDRHLARRFFRAAAKPIGVAWKLSVGSDLTLPQVEAPRPLPVRLVNRYVAKVLTAAEEDPVVAAQFMRVSAFLDPPSALMRPSILARVTGTARSLPRPAAAPGPALARTGSFQPR